In a genomic window of Chryseobacterium sp. G0162:
- a CDS encoding amino acid permease: MSKIWVKKPLSAYEADMKKSELKKVLGKWSLTAIGVGAIIGGGIFVLTGTGAYYHAGPALAISFIIAGIACVFAALCYAEFASIIPVEGSAYAYAYGTVGEIFAWAMGWCLILEYAMASMAVSVSWSGYFTKFLKIFNIHLPAYLTSDPASYTGSGFSMNLPAFILVLLITALLVKGTKEAAGANNLIVLMKTSAVIFVVIAGAYIIFSNSDLYNAVDGVKNWNPFIPDQVTIKNSEGDMVSAYGIQGIISGAAAIFFAYIGFDAVSTQAGEAINPKKDVPFAIIASLLICTALYICVSLVLTGMMHYTDFNPNGKYPDAIKAPVAYAFEIAGKHWASNIVTIAATVGLISVVMVMMMGQSRIFIGMSKDGLIPKFFGELHPKTKTPYKGIILLGIIVALIAAFTPISTLADMTSFGTLFAFTLVCIAVWVMRKKEPNLIRPFKVPAYKIVVGLGVIINLYLIYNLSDHAKELSGGWLLLGGIVYFLYGKRNSKLNNPEKYQKDEL, from the coding sequence ATGTCGAAAATTTGGGTTAAGAAACCACTAAGTGCCTATGAGGCAGATATGAAGAAAAGTGAGCTGAAGAAGGTCCTTGGAAAATGGAGTTTAACAGCAATAGGAGTAGGTGCTATCATTGGAGGTGGAATCTTTGTTCTTACAGGAACAGGAGCCTATTATCATGCAGGACCAGCGCTTGCAATCTCCTTTATTATTGCAGGAATTGCCTGCGTTTTTGCAGCATTATGCTATGCGGAGTTTGCCTCCATTATTCCTGTTGAAGGATCTGCGTATGCCTATGCGTATGGTACAGTAGGCGAAATTTTTGCGTGGGCAATGGGATGGTGTCTCATCCTGGAGTATGCCATGGCCAGTATGGCCGTTTCTGTGAGTTGGTCCGGATATTTTACCAAATTTTTGAAGATTTTTAATATTCATTTGCCGGCTTATCTTACCTCGGATCCTGCAAGTTATACAGGAAGCGGTTTTTCTATGAACCTGCCTGCATTTATTCTTGTTCTTTTGATTACAGCCTTATTGGTAAAAGGTACTAAAGAAGCTGCCGGAGCTAACAACCTGATCGTTTTAATGAAAACTTCAGCTGTAATTTTTGTAGTTATTGCAGGAGCTTATATTATTTTTTCGAATAGCGATCTTTACAATGCTGTGGATGGTGTGAAAAACTGGAATCCTTTTATTCCGGATCAGGTTACGATCAAAAACTCTGAGGGAGATATGGTTTCAGCATATGGTATCCAGGGAATTATTTCTGGAGCTGCCGCTATTTTCTTTGCCTATATCGGATTCGATGCTGTTTCCACTCAGGCGGGAGAGGCAATCAATCCTAAAAAAGATGTACCGTTTGCAATCATCGCTTCATTATTAATCTGTACAGCTTTATATATCTGTGTATCTCTTGTATTAACTGGGATGATGCATTATACAGATTTTAACCCGAATGGAAAATATCCGGATGCCATTAAAGCACCTGTAGCCTATGCATTTGAAATTGCAGGAAAACATTGGGCAAGTAATATTGTAACGATTGCTGCTACTGTAGGATTAATTTCTGTAGTAATGGTAATGATGATGGGACAATCCAGAATCTTTATCGGTATGTCAAAGGATGGTTTGATTCCTAAATTCTTTGGTGAACTTCATCCAAAAACAAAAACGCCTTATAAAGGAATTATTTTATTGGGAATTATTGTGGCACTTATTGCAGCATTTACCCCTATTTCCACTTTGGCGGATATGACGAGCTTCGGAACTTTATTTGCATTTACATTGGTTTGTATTGCTGTTTGGGTAATGAGAAAGAAAGAACCTAATTTGATCAGACCTTTCAAAGTTCCTGCATATAAAATTGTAGTAGGATTAGGAGTAATTATCAACCTATATCTTATTTATAACCTGAGTGATCATGCAAAAGAACTTTCCGGAGGTTGGTTATTGTTAGGTGGAATTGTTTATTTCCTTTATGGTAAAAGAAACAGTAAGCTTAACAATCCTGAGAAATATCAAAAAGATGAACTATAA
- the pnuC gene encoding nicotinamide riboside transporter PnuC has translation MNLYDLFVKPYESYDSLQIMLEASGAIFGTMSVYFSIKKNIWVYPTGIISTLIYVYILFNFGLLGDCLINVYYTVMSVYGWILWAKNSEDHIHVDVTWATKKEWYYASILFILSLALVTLIYYYKPYIDNHFSMKGTNLGLYHLDWANWMDVFTTSIFLVGMWFMAKQRIENWIFWIIGDLICIPMMIFKGLGITSVQYLVFTIMAILGYLNWKKSFKEKKVQ, from the coding sequence ATGAATTTATATGATCTTTTTGTAAAGCCTTACGAAAGCTATGATTCCTTACAGATTATGCTTGAAGCATCAGGTGCTATTTTCGGAACTATGAGCGTATATTTTTCAATTAAGAAAAATATATGGGTATATCCTACAGGCATTATTTCAACCCTGATCTATGTATATATTCTTTTTAACTTCGGGTTATTAGGTGACTGTCTTATCAATGTTTATTATACTGTGATGAGTGTCTATGGCTGGATATTATGGGCTAAAAATTCAGAAGATCATATCCATGTGGATGTTACATGGGCTACAAAAAAGGAATGGTATTACGCATCCATCCTTTTTATCCTGAGCCTGGCATTGGTTACTCTTATTTATTATTATAAACCTTATATTGACAATCATTTTTCAATGAAAGGAACCAATCTCGGATTATATCATTTGGATTGGGCAAATTGGATGGATGTTTTCACCACTTCAATATTTTTAGTAGGAATGTGGTTTATGGCCAAACAACGCATTGAGAACTGGATTTTCTGGATTATTGGAGATCTTATTTGCATCCCTATGATGATTTTTAAGGGGCTTGGCATCACTTCGGTTCAATATTTGGTATTTACTATAATGGCTATCTTAGGATACCTTAATTGGAAAAAAAGTTTTAAAGAAAAAAAAGTACAATAA
- the dapF gene encoding diaminopimelate epimerase translates to MEFYKYQGTGNDFVMVDNRDLQFPKDKKIIEKLCDRRFGIGADGLILLENDPDYDFKMVYYNSDGGESTMCGNGGRCLVAFAFFLDVFEDKCKFMAIDGEHDAEIHNGIIKLKMIDVDSISYDGSDAVLNTGSPHYVKYVENLADYDVYTQGHGIRNSENYKEKGINVNFVEKISDNEIFVRTYERGVEDETYSCGTGVTASALTFLQKDNLTSVKVKTLGGNLKVYAEKNNDSFCNIWLEGPAKQVFKGKVELL, encoded by the coding sequence ATGGAATTTTATAAATATCAGGGAACGGGAAATGACTTTGTAATGGTAGATAACCGTGACCTTCAGTTTCCTAAAGATAAAAAAATTATTGAAAAATTATGTGACAGACGTTTCGGAATAGGTGCCGACGGACTTATCCTTTTGGAAAACGATCCTGATTATGATTTTAAAATGGTATACTATAATTCTGATGGCGGAGAAAGCACAATGTGTGGAAATGGCGGAAGATGTCTTGTCGCTTTTGCTTTTTTCCTTGACGTTTTTGAAGACAAGTGTAAGTTCATGGCGATAGACGGTGAACATGACGCAGAAATTCATAACGGGATCATTAAATTAAAAATGATTGATGTAGACTCCATTTCTTATGACGGAAGTGATGCTGTTTTGAACACAGGCTCTCCTCATTATGTAAAATATGTAGAAAATCTTGCCGATTATGATGTCTATACTCAAGGACATGGGATCAGAAATTCAGAAAATTATAAAGAAAAAGGGATCAATGTCAACTTTGTAGAAAAAATTTCTGATAATGAAATTTTTGTAAGAACCTATGAACGAGGAGTTGAGGACGAAACTTACAGTTGTGGAACAGGAGTTACAGCTTCTGCTTTAACTTTTCTTCAAAAAGACAATCTAACTTCCGTAAAAGTTAAAACGCTGGGCGGAAATCTTAAGGTATATGCTGAAAAAAATAATGATTCTTTCTGTAATATCTGGCTGGAAGGTCCTGCAAAGCAAGTTTTTAAAGGGAAGGTAGAGCTTCTTTAA
- the mltG gene encoding endolytic transglycosylase MltG, with protein MKKAILIIILLVFVVAGFFGLRFYNKYFGNNVEKEGYVLIPHKANMNQIMDSIAPYIKDRESFETVAKDKGLAANFKAGRYHIQSGKGNTDLVNMIKAGNQSANSFRIGDFGDMYQMIGKVTKKTELDSLHFVNDLDVVAQQKGYKNVEDLKKYFFIDTYNFFWTVSPREFFSKFEDQYNEFWTSERKNKEQQSGLSREQVYALASIVYKESGGKKDEMKTIAGLYLNRYRKGMKLQSDPTVIYAINKQTNFKESIKRVLYKHLSTPSPYNTYANAGIPPGPICVVDKNSVDAVLNAENNNYIFMCADPARFGYHKFTASAEEHAVNAKAYQDWLNSKNIK; from the coding sequence ATGAAAAAAGCTATTCTCATTATCATTCTGCTCGTTTTTGTAGTAGCAGGATTTTTTGGTTTGAGATTTTATAATAAATATTTTGGAAACAATGTAGAAAAGGAGGGTTATGTTTTGATCCCTCATAAGGCGAACATGAATCAGATCATGGATTCTATTGCTCCCTACATTAAAGACCGTGAATCTTTTGAAACAGTCGCTAAAGATAAAGGTCTTGCTGCCAATTTCAAGGCAGGGCGCTATCACATCCAAAGCGGAAAAGGAAATACGGACCTTGTTAATATGATTAAAGCAGGTAACCAGTCAGCAAACTCATTCAGAATCGGAGATTTTGGAGATATGTACCAAATGATTGGAAAAGTTACCAAAAAAACAGAACTGGACTCCCTTCATTTTGTCAATGATCTTGATGTGGTAGCACAGCAAAAAGGATATAAAAATGTTGAAGATCTAAAGAAGTATTTCTTCATTGATACTTATAATTTTTTCTGGACTGTAAGCCCAAGAGAGTTTTTCTCAAAATTTGAAGACCAGTACAATGAGTTCTGGACCAGTGAAAGGAAAAATAAAGAACAACAATCCGGACTGTCAAGAGAACAGGTTTATGCTCTTGCGTCTATTGTATATAAAGAATCAGGAGGAAAGAAAGACGAGATGAAAACTATTGCAGGTTTATATTTAAACCGCTATAGAAAAGGGATGAAACTTCAATCTGATCCTACCGTAATCTATGCGATCAATAAACAGACGAATTTTAAAGAATCAATCAAAAGAGTATTATATAAACACCTGTCTACTCCATCTCCATACAACACTTACGCCAATGCGGGAATTCCTCCAGGGCCAATTTGCGTAGTGGATAAGAATTCAGTAGATGCTGTTTTAAATGCAGAAAACAACAATTATATATTTATGTGTGCAGATCCTGCAAGATTTGGATATCATAAGTTTACAGCAAGTGCGGAAGAACATGCTGTAAATGCAAAAGCTTATCAGGACTGGCTCAATTCAAAAAATATAAAATAA
- a CDS encoding TonB-dependent receptor domain-containing protein, whose protein sequence is MKNKTEIVNIFTRKTLGLTLVLSAAAMAFAQEKADVSGTIVNKKNQPVPYASVTFSNKANKSLSDAVLTDEKGQYKLQLTPGSYDIAVEAIDYKKSSINKNITGAGNIGALSIEPEAATTLDGKTQELQGVVITASAAKPYKVELDKKTYDPSQDIVSKGGSLQDVLTNVPSVTVDTDGTVSMRGSSNVKFLINGKPSSLLGIDDGANALQSIPADQIERIEVITNPSSKFEASGTSGILNIILKKSKKVGFNGSVVGSLGYFPRTSLNTNLSWRKNNWTWFVNGGGGYTENKTKSNSETTYHNITFPKIDPIPTTQAGIDQIPTIPAHQLQNSTNKTYNKNYNVSAGFVYDISDKTSVNLTGLVRTFEGDGNELVNTYDSFYKYTGDTSNLWKPMNTYTLRDSKTIFNNLAFQGDVGLDHKFDDKGQNLSVSLSLQRNRSNNNGDIQESVDHVLSVQDITRRHSVSKTVIGKADYELPIGENSKLEAGYRLDINNNTYDNFVSTTSNNPFILDYNNNTDYKEMFNAFYLQFKSKIGSFAYQVGLRDEVSNVKINYISQNPNTPPIDKTKNYNNLFPSVFLSYDIAKNNQILVNYSRRIDRPRSFFMVPFSNYVNNQNIFAGNIDLNPSYVDSYEVGYNLTKKKFTLNPTLYYRHATEDTKMLVYRPDERQTVFYTKPENLGNDDRIGLDLNFTYDPFAWFKIMGSADIFRYKTTGITSYATIDRDGLAQTRTLDFTGSGFSTRLRLNTTFRLDKTLSVQLQGFYRGGQKTVNQDRKDMYALNFGASKTIWKGDGTITFNIQDIFNTRGMEVFNYTSDYTRSSFMQWQPRQFSISLTYRFKQGEKIEQPKRKKDINSNENKDDQQGPM, encoded by the coding sequence ATGAAGAATAAGACAGAAATTGTCAATATTTTCACCAGAAAAACACTAGGACTTACTTTAGTACTCTCCGCAGCTGCTATGGCTTTTGCTCAGGAGAAGGCTGATGTTTCAGGAACCATTGTCAATAAGAAAAACCAGCCGGTACCTTATGCCTCTGTAACCTTTAGCAACAAAGCCAACAAATCATTAAGCGATGCAGTATTGACGGATGAAAAGGGACAATATAAACTACAACTTACTCCTGGAAGTTATGATATTGCTGTAGAAGCTATTGATTACAAAAAAAGCAGCATCAACAAAAATATTACCGGAGCCGGAAATATTGGTGCATTATCTATTGAGCCTGAAGCTGCCACTACATTAGATGGAAAGACACAGGAACTGCAAGGTGTTGTTATTACTGCTTCCGCAGCGAAACCTTATAAAGTAGAACTGGATAAAAAAACCTATGATCCTTCTCAGGATATTGTGAGTAAAGGAGGAAGTCTTCAGGATGTTCTTACCAATGTACCATCAGTTACAGTAGATACAGACGGAACTGTTTCTATGAGAGGAAGTTCAAACGTAAAATTCCTAATCAACGGTAAGCCTTCTTCCCTATTGGGTATTGATGATGGAGCAAATGCTTTGCAGAGTATTCCCGCTGACCAAATTGAGAGAATTGAAGTCATTACCAACCCTTCTTCAAAATTTGAAGCAAGTGGAACCTCCGGTATTTTAAATATTATTCTTAAAAAGAGCAAAAAAGTAGGATTTAATGGTAGTGTAGTCGGTAGTCTTGGATACTTTCCGAGAACCTCTCTTAACACTAATTTAAGCTGGAGAAAAAACAACTGGACCTGGTTTGTAAACGGTGGTGGTGGTTATACCGAAAATAAAACCAAAAGTAATTCTGAAACGACTTACCATAATATCACTTTCCCGAAAATAGATCCTATTCCCACTACCCAGGCAGGAATAGATCAAATTCCTACGATCCCTGCTCACCAGCTTCAAAATTCCACCAATAAAACATATAATAAAAACTATAACGTAAGTGCCGGTTTTGTATATGATATTTCTGATAAGACCTCTGTTAATTTAACAGGATTGGTGAGAACTTTTGAAGGTGACGGAAATGAACTTGTCAATACTTACGACTCCTTTTATAAATATACAGGAGATACATCAAACCTCTGGAAACCTATGAATACTTACACTTTGAGGGATTCTAAGACGATATTTAACAATCTTGCTTTCCAGGGAGATGTAGGTTTGGATCATAAGTTTGATGATAAAGGTCAGAATTTATCCGTATCATTAAGTTTACAGAGAAACAGAAGCAATAACAATGGTGACATCCAAGAAAGTGTAGACCATGTTCTTTCTGTACAAGATATTACAAGAAGACATTCTGTAAGTAAAACCGTGATAGGAAAAGCAGACTATGAATTACCAATCGGTGAAAATTCCAAACTTGAAGCTGGTTACAGATTGGATATTAATAACAATACCTATGATAATTTTGTAAGCACGACATCTAATAATCCTTTTATTTTAGATTATAATAATAATACAGACTATAAGGAAATGTTCAATGCGTTCTATTTACAATTTAAAAGTAAAATTGGAAGCTTTGCCTACCAGGTAGGATTAAGAGACGAGGTTTCCAATGTTAAGATCAATTATATCAGCCAAAATCCAAACACACCCCCAATTGATAAAACCAAGAATTACAATAATTTATTTCCAAGTGTATTCTTAAGCTATGATATTGCTAAAAATAATCAGATCTTAGTGAACTATTCGCGCAGGATAGACAGACCAAGATCATTCTTTATGGTTCCTTTCTCAAATTATGTCAATAACCAGAATATTTTTGCGGGAAATATTGATTTAAATCCATCCTATGTAGATTCTTATGAAGTAGGTTATAACCTTACAAAGAAGAAGTTCACCCTGAACCCTACTTTGTATTACAGACATGCCACAGAAGATACGAAAATGTTAGTCTACAGACCGGATGAAAGACAAACGGTATTCTATACAAAACCGGAAAACCTGGGTAATGATGATCGTATAGGTTTGGATCTGAACTTTACCTATGATCCTTTTGCATGGTTCAAAATCATGGGTAGTGCGGATATATTCAGATACAAAACTACAGGAATCACTTCTTACGCTACAATAGATAGAGATGGCTTAGCCCAGACAAGAACATTAGACTTTACAGGTAGTGGCTTCTCTACAAGGTTACGTCTTAATACAACCTTCAGACTGGATAAAACGTTAAGTGTACAATTGCAAGGGTTCTACAGAGGAGGACAGAAAACGGTAAACCAGGACAGAAAAGATATGTATGCTCTAAACTTTGGGGCTTCCAAAACGATATGGAAAGGAGACGGAACTATTACTTTCAATATTCAGGATATCTTTAATACAAGAGGTATGGAAGTATTTAATTACACTAGTGACTATACCCGAAGCAGCTTTATGCAATGGCAGCCAAGACAGTTTTCTATCTCTTTAACCTATAGATTCAAACAAGGTGAGAAAATAGAACAACCTAAAAGGAAAAAGGATATTAACTCCAATGAAAATAAAGATGACCAACAAGGTCCAATGTAA
- a CDS encoding adenylyltransferase/cytidyltransferase family protein, with protein MKTQRIGITFSSFDLLHAGHIKMLEEAKTVCDYLIVGLQIDPSHDRPNKNRPSQTIVERYIQLKAVNAVDEIIPYYTEEDLLDILKSFVIDIRIIGDDYMDRDFTGKQYCEEKGIEIFYNKRDHRFSTSDLRKRIYEAEKEKAERAEPVK; from the coding sequence ATGAAGACACAAAGAATAGGTATTACATTTTCCTCATTTGATTTATTACATGCTGGGCATATCAAAATGCTTGAAGAAGCAAAAACAGTGTGTGATTATCTGATTGTTGGTCTGCAGATTGATCCATCCCATGACAGACCCAATAAGAACAGGCCAAGCCAAACAATAGTTGAACGTTATATTCAACTAAAAGCAGTAAATGCTGTAGATGAAATTATCCCTTACTATACAGAAGAAGACTTGCTGGATATCTTAAAATCATTTGTAATCGACATAAGAATCATTGGTGATGATTATATGGACAGAGATTTTACAGGTAAGCAATACTGTGAAGAAAAGGGAATTGAAATTTTTTATAACAAAAGAGATCACAGGTTTTCCACCAGCGACTTAAGAAAAAGGATCTACGAAGCTGAAAAAGAAAAAGCAGAAAGAGCAGAACCAGTAAAATAA
- a CDS encoding methyltransferase domain-containing protein, whose amino-acid sequence MAWNPEVYDQFKEERSAPFFDLLKLVESRTGVSVIDLGCGTGELTSKLLDYLEDSKVLGIDSSEEMLEKAAQFKTSRLTFEKRSIEEQLHLGDTYDLIISNAAIQWCSNHKELFPRIISKIKEGGQLVVQIPSNHEYVVHQLLRTVADTEPYKSAYNDWKREYTVLTIEDYARILFESKGREITVYEKVFPHILKDAEAVYTWASGTAMLPYIERLPNELKEEFKNDYKQQLQNTFPESPVFYPFKRTFISAKF is encoded by the coding sequence ATGGCTTGGAATCCTGAAGTATATGACCAATTTAAAGAAGAGCGTTCAGCACCTTTTTTTGATCTGTTAAAGCTTGTAGAATCAAGAACAGGAGTATCTGTTATAGATCTGGGATGTGGAACAGGAGAACTTACCTCAAAACTTTTAGATTATTTGGAAGATTCAAAGGTTTTAGGCATAGATTCCTCTGAAGAAATGCTTGAAAAAGCAGCTCAGTTCAAGACCAGTAGATTGACCTTTGAAAAAAGAAGTATTGAAGAGCAGCTTCATTTGGGAGATACTTATGATTTGATTATTTCCAATGCTGCCATCCAATGGTGTAGCAATCATAAAGAGCTTTTTCCAAGAATCATAAGCAAGATCAAGGAAGGTGGACAGTTGGTAGTGCAGATTCCTTCTAATCACGAATATGTGGTACATCAACTCCTCAGAACAGTTGCAGATACAGAACCCTATAAAAGTGCCTATAATGATTGGAAAAGAGAATATACAGTTTTAACAATTGAAGACTACGCCCGGATATTGTTTGAAAGTAAAGGAAGAGAAATTACGGTATATGAGAAAGTATTTCCTCATATTCTTAAAGATGCAGAAGCTGTATATACCTGGGCTTCCGGAACAGCAATGCTTCCTTATATAGAAAGGCTTCCTAACGAATTGAAAGAAGAATTTAAAAACGATTATAAACAACAATTACAAAACACCTTCCCTGAATCACCGGTCTTTTATCCATTTAAGAGAACGTTTATTTCAGCGAAATTTTAA
- the galE gene encoding UDP-glucose 4-epimerase GalE: MAILVTGGLGYIGSHTVVELLNNDFDVVIVDDLSNSERFILNNIEEITGKKPVFYPFDLKRKELLNQVFDAHNIEGCINFAAFKAVGESQVKPVDYYENNLFSLINILQEFKEREISNFIFSSSCTVYGQAEVMPIDENTPLKMPESVYGKTKQMGEEILIDFAKAYGRKISLLRYFNPIGAHPSAKLGELPIGIPNNLVPYVMQTASGVREKLSVWGDDYSTEDGTAVRDYIYVVDLAKAHVAALKRLMNDQSVETVIDTYNLGTGKGSSVLEVVKAFENANGVGVPYQICERRAGDITIAYANPSKAEKELNWKSETSLEESLRTVWEWQKYLNSRN; encoded by the coding sequence ATGGCAATACTTGTTACCGGAGGACTTGGATATATTGGTTCTCACACTGTAGTGGAACTTCTTAATAATGACTTTGATGTTGTTATTGTAGACGATCTGTCTAATTCGGAGAGATTTATTTTAAATAATATTGAGGAAATTACAGGTAAGAAACCCGTTTTTTATCCTTTTGATTTGAAGCGTAAAGAACTTCTTAATCAGGTTTTTGACGCTCATAATATTGAGGGTTGTATTAATTTTGCAGCTTTTAAAGCTGTAGGAGAGAGCCAGGTAAAACCTGTAGATTATTACGAAAATAATCTGTTCTCTCTTATTAATATTTTACAAGAATTTAAAGAAAGAGAAATCTCCAACTTTATTTTCAGCTCATCATGTACTGTATACGGACAGGCAGAAGTGATGCCCATTGATGAAAATACTCCTTTGAAAATGCCTGAAAGTGTTTATGGGAAGACCAAGCAAATGGGTGAGGAAATCCTTATCGATTTTGCTAAAGCATATGGCCGTAAAATATCTTTGTTAAGGTACTTTAATCCAATTGGGGCACATCCATCTGCAAAACTTGGAGAGTTGCCAATAGGAATCCCTAATAATCTTGTTCCCTATGTAATGCAGACTGCTTCAGGAGTTCGTGAGAAATTAAGTGTTTGGGGGGATGATTATTCAACAGAAGACGGAACAGCCGTTCGTGATTATATCTATGTTGTAGACTTAGCCAAAGCTCACGTAGCAGCCTTGAAAAGGCTGATGAATGACCAATCTGTTGAAACAGTGATTGATACCTATAATCTGGGGACAGGGAAAGGATCTTCTGTTTTGGAAGTCGTAAAGGCTTTTGAAAATGCAAACGGAGTGGGTGTTCCTTATCAGATCTGTGAAAGAAGAGCAGGTGATATTACGATTGCTTATGCCAATCCTTCTAAAGCAGAAAAAGAGCTTAACTGGAAATCTGAAACATCTCTGGAAGAGTCTTTAAGGACAGTCTGGGAATGGCAGAAATATCTTAATTCGAGAAATTAA
- a CDS encoding DegT/DnrJ/EryC1/StrS family aminotransferase → MKKIQMVDLQSQYYKIKNDVDNAVLNVMDSAAFINGPEVKSFQNELESYLDVKHVIPCANGTDALQIALMALDLKEGDEIITADFTFAATVEVIHLLKLKSVLVDVDYDTFTISTEALRKAITPKTKAIIPVHIFGQCANMEEILKIAEEHNLYVIEDNAQAIGAEYTFSDGTSKYAGTMATVGTTSFFPSKNLGCYGDGGAIFTNNDELAHRLRGIVNHGMYERYYHDEVGVNSRLDSIQAAVLRKKLPHLDSYNEARRKAADYYDEAFAGHENILTPQRSESSTHVFHQYTLRILNGKRNELQKFLTEKEIPAMIYYPVALRKQKAYFQESNAADFVNTDKLLDQVISLPMHTELDEEQLKYITDAVLEFMG, encoded by the coding sequence ATGAAAAAAATTCAGATGGTTGACTTGCAAAGTCAGTATTACAAAATAAAGAATGATGTAGACAATGCAGTTTTAAATGTAATGGATTCCGCAGCTTTTATCAACGGTCCTGAAGTGAAGTCTTTCCAGAATGAATTGGAGTCTTATTTAGACGTAAAACATGTGATTCCATGTGCTAATGGAACTGATGCATTGCAGATTGCTCTTATGGCGTTGGATCTGAAGGAGGGAGACGAAATAATTACTGCTGATTTTACCTTTGCAGCAACTGTAGAGGTGATTCATCTGCTTAAATTAAAATCAGTTTTGGTAGATGTTGATTATGATACATTTACCATTTCAACAGAGGCTCTGAGAAAGGCAATTACGCCAAAAACAAAGGCCATTATTCCTGTACATATCTTCGGACAGTGTGCGAATATGGAAGAAATCCTGAAAATTGCTGAAGAGCACAATTTATATGTGATTGAAGATAATGCACAAGCAATTGGTGCAGAATATACATTCTCTGACGGAACATCAAAATATGCCGGGACAATGGCAACAGTAGGAACAACTTCTTTCTTTCCTTCCAAAAATCTTGGATGCTACGGTGACGGAGGGGCTATCTTCACCAATAATGATGAACTGGCACACCGTTTAAGAGGAATCGTAAACCATGGAATGTACGAAAGATATTATCATGATGAGGTGGGTGTAAATTCTCGTTTGGATAGTATTCAGGCTGCTGTTTTAAGAAAAAAATTACCACACCTGGATTCATACAACGAAGCGAGAAGAAAAGCAGCTGATTATTATGATGAGGCATTTGCAGGTCACGAAAATATTTTAACGCCGCAGCGATCTGAGAGTTCTACTCATGTATTTCATCAGTATACATTGAGAATTCTGAACGGAAAACGTAATGAGCTTCAGAAATTCCTTACTGAAAAAGAAATTCCTGCAATGATCTATTATCCGGTTGCATTAAGAAAGCAAAAAGCATATTTCCAGGAAAGCAATGCTGCTGATTTTGTGAATACAGATAAGCTTTTGGATCAGGTAATTTCTCTACCAATGCATACTGAATTAGACGAAGAGCAGTTGAAGTATATCACGGATGCTGTACTTGAGTTTATGGGATAA